A genomic stretch from Candidatus Omnitrophota bacterium includes:
- the mreC gene encoding rod shape-determining protein MreC, whose product MFKAKNKSIILAVTGISFLVLLSSIIPSVRRPLLNVLAYPVSVFSAVGRELSGMVFYHRNMVQAQRLSAELDFLRKKVYDSAEVYQENKRLEELLSIKRSLDYKVIAARVIGRDPSNWSSSIIINKGLDSGIRKGFVCINFLGLAGRVVEVDSNYCKVMLLTDSSLSVSAIDQRSRQEGLVCGSLGGSLLMKYLPKDCDVKVGDPVLTSGLTDIYPKGILIGTVTDISREYSGLASFAVIKPAVNLSALEEVLVIIP is encoded by the coding sequence GTGTTTAAAGCCAAAAATAAAAGCATAATCCTCGCGGTAACAGGTATTTCTTTCCTTGTTTTGCTTTCCAGCATTATCCCTTCAGTCAGACGGCCTTTATTGAATGTCCTCGCGTATCCGGTAAGTGTCTTTAGCGCCGTGGGCCGCGAATTGTCCGGGATGGTTTTTTACCACCGGAATATGGTCCAGGCGCAGAGGCTCAGTGCTGAGTTGGATTTTTTGCGCAAGAAGGTATATGATTCCGCCGAGGTTTACCAGGAGAATAAGAGGCTGGAAGAACTGCTGTCGATAAAGCGCAGCCTGGATTATAAAGTGATCGCCGCCCGGGTGATCGGCAGGGACCCGTCTAACTGGTCCTCTTCCATTATCATTAATAAAGGGCTTGATTCCGGGATCCGCAAAGGGTTTGTCTGCATAAATTTCCTGGGCCTGGCCGGCAGGGTGGTGGAGGTCGATTCCAATTACTGCAAGGTAATGCTTCTTACTGATTCGTCCTTGAGCGTTTCAGCGATAGATCAGCGCAGCCGGCAGGAAGGGCTGGTTTGCGGATCGCTGGGGGGCTCTCTTTTGATGAAATACCTGCCTAAGGATTGCGACGTCAAGGTTGGCGATCCGGTGCTTACTTCGGGGCTCACGGATATATACCCGAAAGGCATATTGATCGGCACGGTCACCGATATCAGCCGGGAATATTCCGGCCTGGCCAGTTTCGCGGTGATCAAACCGGCGGTGAATCTGTCTGCTCTGGAAGAAGTGCTGGTGATCATTCCATGA
- the mreD gene encoding rod shape-determining protein MreD — protein MRNLRFSLLILGLAFIQVGISEPLRLFGVKPDLLLISVVVAGIYFEFGWALFFSLFAGILKDVFTAGSFGMSSLFFPVVAFLIIQLNKRLTIENNTSCSVVVFLSSIVYDGLVRLLSVYMNDLVSYPVFFRVSILGALYTSIVMFVLLRPIKKIIRRL, from the coding sequence ATGAGGAATTTGAGATTTTCGCTGTTGATCCTGGGGCTGGCGTTCATCCAGGTCGGTATCTCGGAGCCTTTGCGCTTATTCGGGGTCAAGCCCGACCTGTTGTTGATCAGCGTGGTCGTCGCCGGGATATATTTTGAATTCGGCTGGGCTTTGTTTTTCAGCCTTTTTGCCGGCATCCTCAAGGATGTCTTTACCGCCGGCAGCTTCGGGATGAGCTCGCTGTTCTTTCCGGTGGTGGCTTTCCTGATCATCCAGCTCAACAAACGCCTGACCATCGAGAATAATACATCCTGCAGCGTGGTCGTTTTTCTATCCTCGATAGTTTATGACGGATTGGTCAGGTTGTTATCGGTGTATATGAACGATCTCGTGTCATATCCGGTATTTTTCCGCGTTTCCATCCTGGGCGCGTTATACACCTCGATTGTTATGTTCGTGCTCTTGCGCCCGATAAAAAAGATAATCCGCAGATTATGA